One region of Mucilaginibacter gotjawali genomic DNA includes:
- the rpmJ gene encoding 50S ribosomal protein L36, translated as MKVRASIKKRSVDCKIIRRKGKLYVINKKNPKYKQRQG; from the coding sequence ATGAAAGTTAGAGCATCCATTAAAAAACGCAGTGTTGATTGCAAGATCATCCGCCGTAAAGGGAAACTTTATGTTATTAACAAGAAGAACCCTAAGTATAAACAACGTCAGGGATAA
- the map gene encoding type I methionyl aminopeptidase gives MSKINYKSVEEIELIRESSLLVSKTLGEIAKVIGPGVKTIELNKLAETFIRDNGGVPAFLNYHGFPYSLCISMNDQVVHGFPGNRELVDGDLVSVDCGAILNKYIGDSAYTFAIGEVSDTVKKLMRVTMECLDLGVAKAVTGMRIGDIGYAVQEHAEKNGFGVVKELVGHGVGLALHEKPEVPNYGKRGSGIKLEEGMVIAIEPMINAGKARVKFWDDGWTVSTADGKPSAHYEHTVAVKKGKPEILSTFSYVDNVLKEKNKS, from the coding sequence ATGTCAAAGATCAATTATAAGTCTGTCGAAGAGATAGAACTCATAAGAGAAAGTTCTTTACTTGTTTCCAAAACACTTGGAGAAATTGCTAAAGTGATTGGTCCCGGTGTAAAAACCATTGAATTAAATAAATTAGCAGAAACCTTTATCCGCGATAACGGCGGGGTTCCTGCTTTTTTAAATTATCATGGCTTCCCTTATTCATTGTGTATCTCAATGAACGACCAGGTAGTTCACGGCTTTCCCGGTAACAGGGAGCTCGTAGACGGCGACCTGGTGTCAGTTGATTGTGGCGCTATCCTGAATAAATATATCGGCGACTCGGCATATACATTTGCCATAGGCGAAGTAAGCGATACTGTAAAGAAGCTGATGAGGGTTACCATGGAATGCCTTGACCTGGGGGTTGCAAAAGCTGTAACAGGCATGCGCATCGGTGATATAGGCTATGCCGTTCAGGAACATGCTGAGAAGAATGGTTTCGGTGTGGTGAAGGAGCTGGTAGGCCATGGCGTTGGACTAGCTTTGCATGAAAAACCCGAAGTGCCAAATTATGGTAAACGCGGTTCAGGTATTAAGCTGGAAGAAGGAATGGTGATAGCCATTGAACCCATGATCAACGCCGGTAAAGCCAGGGTGAAGTTTTGGGACGATGGCTGGACAGTGTCAACTGCTGACGGAAAACCTTCTGCTCATTACGAGCATACAGTGGCAGTAAAAAAGGGGAAACCCGAAATACTTTCTACATTTTCATATGTAGATAATGTTTTAAAAGAAAAAAATAAAAGTTAA
- the infA gene encoding translation initiation factor IF-1: protein MAKQASIEQDGTIKEALSNAMFRVELENGHEIIAHISGKMRMHYIKILPGDRVKLEMSPYDLTKGRITYRYK from the coding sequence ATGGCCAAACAAGCCTCAATTGAACAAGACGGTACGATTAAAGAAGCATTATCAAACGCGATGTTTAGGGTAGAGTTGGAGAATGGACACGAAATTATTGCGCATATTTCAGGCAAAATGCGTATGCACTACATTAAAATTCTTCCTGGCGACAGGGTGAAACTTGAAATGAGTCCATATGATTTAACAAAGGGTAGAATAACCTATAGATATAAATAA